The Paraburkholderia hospita genome includes a window with the following:
- a CDS encoding hydroxyacylglutathione hydrolase — translation MIVERIWTGNAYRNFNYLIACPETGEALAIDPLDHEKCLAAAKARGWQITQILNTHEHRDHTGGNEAMVAATGARLLAHFKAVARIAGVDRGVKAGDVIKVGKRVELECMDTPGHTMCHICLRSHTDQPALFSGDTLFNAGAGNCHNGGDPSELYATFVGQLAKLPDDTKIYPGHDYIENNLRFTLSLEPENAAARALLPRVAGHDPKTSIVTTLKDEEQFNTFFRLTSASVIARLRESFPDLPEVPDARTVFLKLRELRNRW, via the coding sequence ATGATCGTCGAGCGTATCTGGACTGGCAATGCCTACCGCAACTTCAACTACCTGATTGCATGTCCGGAAACCGGCGAGGCACTTGCCATCGACCCGCTGGACCATGAAAAATGCCTCGCCGCCGCGAAGGCCAGGGGTTGGCAGATCACCCAGATCCTCAACACCCACGAACACCGGGACCACACCGGCGGCAACGAAGCGATGGTCGCGGCCACGGGCGCCAGGCTGCTCGCTCATTTCAAGGCCGTCGCCCGCATCGCGGGGGTGGACCGCGGTGTCAAGGCCGGAGACGTCATCAAGGTCGGGAAGCGGGTCGAACTCGAATGCATGGACACGCCGGGTCACACCATGTGCCACATCTGCCTGCGATCACATACCGACCAGCCGGCGCTGTTTTCCGGCGACACCCTGTTCAATGCGGGCGCCGGCAATTGCCACAACGGAGGCGATCCGAGCGAGCTGTACGCCACGTTTGTGGGCCAGCTCGCCAAACTGCCGGATGACACGAAGATCTACCCCGGGCATGACTACATCGAGAACAATCTGAGGTTCACGTTGTCGCTTGAGCCGGAAAACGCCGCTGCCCGGGCCCTGCTTCCCCGCGTGGCTGGTCATGACCCGAAGACCTCGATCGTCACCACGCTCAAGGATGAAGAGCAATTCAACACCTTCTTCCGGCTTACGAGCGCAAGCGTGATCGCCAGGTTGCGGGAAAGCTTCCCGGATCTCCCGGAAGTACCCGATGCCAGGACGGTGTTTCTCAAGCTTCGCGAGTTGCGTAACAGGTGGTGA
- a CDS encoding ankyrin repeat domain-containing protein, which translates to MRKTSKTSLFAAARIWDEPAVTKILTAAPGLVTATDSRGRTALHLACAVKPGSSTQLAEPNGIKTAATLLKAGADIESAVPMGEDEGDFRATPLWYVVSRGENLPLAEFLLQREANASYSLWAAVWRDDDVLCRVLLKFKPELDLRAHGETPTFYAARLKRLKTLNLLIEAGANPSIADFGGRDAVDIARARHLPGEIIERLEALKRRGHTGRA; encoded by the coding sequence GTGCGCAAGACATCCAAAACATCACTTTTTGCTGCGGCGAGGATCTGGGACGAGCCCGCCGTCACCAAGATTTTGACTGCGGCACCCGGGCTAGTCACAGCAACTGATTCACGCGGGCGCACCGCGCTTCACCTGGCCTGTGCGGTCAAGCCAGGGAGCAGCACGCAACTCGCAGAGCCGAATGGAATCAAAACCGCCGCCACCCTTCTCAAAGCTGGTGCTGACATTGAGAGTGCAGTGCCGATGGGCGAGGATGAGGGCGATTTCCGGGCGACACCGTTATGGTACGTGGTCTCGCGCGGCGAAAATCTGCCACTGGCCGAGTTTCTTTTGCAGCGTGAAGCGAACGCAAGCTATTCGCTTTGGGCCGCGGTATGGCGCGACGACGATGTCTTGTGTCGTGTTCTTCTGAAGTTCAAACCTGAGCTTGACCTCAGAGCACACGGCGAGACGCCGACCTTTTACGCCGCTCGCCTCAAGCGACTGAAGACGTTGAATCTCCTGATCGAAGCTGGAGCGAATCCTTCCATCGCGGACTTCGGCGGTCGCGATGCCGTCGACATTGCACGGGCCCGGCACTTGCCGGGAGAAATCATCGAACGGTTGGAAGCCCTGAAGCGGCGCGGGCACACCGGTCGGGCGTGA
- the hfq gene encoding RNA chaperone Hfq — protein MTSNMTARPGVQGDFLQMLVNDKTTVNVFLVNGIRLSGQLAAFDQFAVLLESGPGAQLVFKHAISTVLPVNGRSQVREPTEVPVSGDKPNHVRGRVR, from the coding sequence TTGACCTCCAACATGACCGCACGCCCTGGCGTACAAGGCGATTTTTTGCAGATGCTCGTGAACGACAAGACCACCGTAAACGTGTTCCTCGTGAACGGCATCAGACTGAGCGGTCAACTGGCCGCCTTTGACCAGTTTGCAGTTCTGCTGGAGTCTGGCCCAGGCGCGCAACTTGTTTTCAAACATGCCATTTCGACCGTGCTGCCGGTCAATGGCAGGAGCCAGGTACGTGAGCCGACTGAGGTGCCGGTGAGTGGCGACAAGCCGAACCACGTGCGAGGCCGTGTCCGATGA